In Anthocerotibacter panamensis C109, the sequence AGTTTACAATGGCAACATGTCTGAGAACAGCGCAATACTAGAAGAGACCGAGACCTCTTTTTCTGTGTTAGAAACTGAGTTGCCTTCTGTGGGCGAAGAGTTCTGTTTTGCGCAGCCTAGCGTTGATGTAGAGCGGCTACTAGCCCAACTCAATGCCTCGGACATCTCCGAGCGGGTGCAAGCTGCCCGTCAGTTTTCTGAGATCACAGAGCCCCGAGCGATCCCCCAGTTGATTTACCTGCTAGCCGATCCCTGCCCGCTAGTCCGTATCAGTGCTGCCTATGCCCTTGGGCGTAACCCTGATGCCACCGCAGTGGACGCGCTCATCCGCTGTCTCGACGACTTCAACGACTACGTCCGTAAAGGCGCGGTTTGGGCGTTGGGCAACTGCCGGGACCAACGGGCACTCGAACCGCTGCTATTGACGTTACGCTATGACATCGAGGCTGTCCGCCTCTGGAGCGCCAGTGCTCTGGGCCAATTGGGGGACACTCAGGCTGTCCCGACCCTCCGCCAATCCCTCAGGACAGATCCCGACCCTGCAGTGCGTGCCAATTCCGCCTGGGCTTTGGGCAAAATTGGGGACCTCAGCGCCCTCAATGATCTGCTCCAGGGTCTTTCCGACCCTGATTTAGGGGTACAGCAAGACTGCCAGGATGCCCTGGGCCATCTCGGTTATGTCCTCGATTTTGATACTTTTTAGCGGGTGCCCCCGAGAAGCCTTTGCGAAAATAATAGAGGCGGTTCGGGGTATCATCACGCTATGGCCTACATTGAGATGGTTCAAGAAGCGGCAGCGGCTGGCCCGCTTGCTGCTCTGTATCGGCGGTTTGGTAATCCTGACGGCACAGTGGATAACGTCCTAAAAGTCCATTCCCTCAACCCCAAATCCCTCGAAGCCCACTGCTCCCTATACGTCCAGTCCATGCACCTACCTTCGCCCGTAACACGGGCTGAGCGGGAAATGGTAGGCGTGCTCGTCAGCCGCCTCAATGGCTGTCACTACTGTCTGGAGCACCATGCTGCCGGTCTAGAACGGCTTTTGCCCGCTGAGCGCCAGGAGGTCGTAGCCCGTCTGCGCCAGGGAGAACTCGGGGGGCTTACCCCGCGAGAACGGGCAATCCTCCGCTACGCCGAGAAGCTGACCGTTACCCCGGATCAGATGACCCATGAAGATGTCGCACAACTGCGTCAGACCGGATTGAGCGACCGAGAAGTGCTGGATATCGCGCAGAGCGCCGCATACTTCGCTTATGCCAACCGGATCGCACTGGGGTTGGGTGCTCAACTCGAAGATCCGGGAGCGCTAGGCCAATGGCCCCAAGTCTAGCTTAAGTTACTCGCGCCCCTCACTCGGGCATCTTAGGGCTGGGATAGCCTCCTAAAAAGTTGTCACGGTAGCCCTATGAACATCACGCCTGCACCTCAGCGAGAGGTCGCCCTCTACTTCCCCTACTACCCAGCAAACCGCCGCACCTACCTACCTATGGCGCTCGGTCTCTACAAACAAGGCGTAGCCCAGGGACTGCGATGCATTGAGGGCATCAACAAAAAAGAGATCATCTTCACCGCCACATGGTCTGTCAAACCCCTACCTTCAGACCTGACCGTCTGCCGCACAGAGTTTTTTGTCCCTGAACGTGAGGGTCTAGTCTACGAATTTGCCTTTCCAAATACTGAATTTATTAGCTATCTGGTGGAGACTGTCCAGAACTACAACGAGTCCAAGCCCATCGATATGCCCCAGCAGTTTTACCGGCGTATTCTTGGGTATGCCTGATAATTTGTTGCTAGAACCCGTGGGGGTGTGAAACCAGTTCCCAAGGTTTAGCTAGAACCTACACTGCCTTTTCATCAGAGAAAGTCCCTCCAGAGTCAGCGCAACGCTAGGATTTTGGTACAGGCGATGAAATTCCGTCAATAGATACAAAGTGATTTATTGCTCTAGTCACCTGGGGTGAGAGAAACACACTCAACTTTAGTTGAGCACCTGTAAGAATTTTTGTGTCCTATGTCCTCCTGCAAATAGCCGTAGAGCCGTATCACGTAGGCGTCAAAAGGTTCCTCGCCCTGTGGACAGTCGCGCTCTAAGCCACTGCGGGCGACCTGTTCGCGGATCACCGGCTCACGGGGTCTTCCGGGACGACGCCGATACGCCGTTTTATCTCCAGACTCGCGCACGCTAGGTCATAGCCTAGGATCTCCACCCGCCCCGCCGTGGGAGCCAACAGCCCGGTGAGCATCTTGATTGTAGTAGACTTGCCCGCTCCGTTCGGTCCCAAAAAACCGAAGAAAGAGCCGGTGGGCACCTCAAAAGTCACACCATCAACAGCGGTGAAGGCTCCGAAGCGGCGGACCAAACCTTCGGCGCGGATGGCGGGTATGGCCCCTGCTACGGTTTCTAGCCCTAGATTCTTGACCACGAAACTGTCGGTCATAGGACCATCCCCCGCATGGCACACTGGACTTATTGTAGGCAAGCGCACTCCATCTATGCCATTGCACCTCACGCTCCAGGAATTAATCCGCAATCCGATTGCCGAAGCGCAGTGGCAGGAGTGGTTCGCCCGTTGGTGGGAGATTCTAGAACCCGAGGATTTTCTCTTGAGTACCCGTCCTGAAGCAGCAGAACTGACCCTGCGCCTGACCGACGAAGCGGAGATGCAGCAGTTAAACCACGATTGGCGGGGGTTGGACAAGCCCACGGATATCCTTTCATTTTCGGCCCTGGAAGGTTCGCAGCTCCACCCCGAGGAGGACTTGATCTATTTGGGCGATGTTGCGATTGGCATTCCGATAGCAGAAGCTCAGGCTCAAGCAGAAGGACACGGCTTAGACGTGGAATTGGCGTGGTTGGCGAGTCACGGTCTTTTGCACTTGTTGGGCTGGGAGCATGGGGATGAAGCTAGTCTGGAAGCGATTATCGAGAAGCAGTTGGCTTTATTGAAGGCAGTGGGGATGGAGTACGCGTTTGGGGCAGAAGAAGATAGCAACCTCTAAGGTTTTTGCTGAGAATCAACTTTTTTCATCAGATCGTCCTCTCGGACCTGGGACGTTGTAGCGGGAGAGCACAAAATTCAAAAGCACGCTAGGTTTCTAAATATCCACTTAAGCGTCGAACACCCATTAAAAAAGCTTGAAAACTTGGCGAGCGATTGCACTCAAAATCAAGGTGTGGCGCAATGAGCTGAGCACCGCTGACTTTATTATATTCTCGCAACAATTTTTCAATCTCATTAGAAGGGCTACCTAGGTTATCTGGATTACGAAATTTTTGTTTGTTCTGATACTTAGCGGCTAACCCTGGACGAGAGAAAGCTGACTCAATCGCTAAGAAATCACCAAGAAACCATGCCTCGAGTTCCTGACAAACGATTCTTATGAGAGAATCAGTTTTGCCTTGAGCCGCTTACAATCTGAGCCGTCATTATCGCGTAAAACCATGAAAGAATCATCTGGATATTTCCAGGCTTTCAGTTTGCGAGCAATAGAAACTTCCAGATCACTTTTTCCTTCATGCGTGAGCAGAAGAAAATCAATTTCTGGTGGCAGTATTTTAGGGAGTAATACGTTTAGAACCTCTCGCATAGATGCCTCCTCTAGAAAGAAAATAAGCCGTTTCATCTGGGATTTGCCCCCCGAAAAAGCCCCTGCTTCCACAGAGCACCTAGTAGATCTCCCTCCCTAACTAGTGCCTTCAGATTCTCATCATCGGCAGCTCGTGTGACCTGGGTAAAGCCATCTTTCTTCGTAAGCCAAAATAGCTCTTCGAGTTTTATCCCATTCACAAAATCTGGAGAATGTGTTGATATAAAGACTTGCCCACCTCGCTTTGCATACATACGAAATTCTTCAGCTAGTTGAATTAGTAAGTCTGGATACAATTGATTTTCAGGTTCCTCAATAGCAAGTAGTGGATGAGGAGAAGGATCATGAAGAAGCAGTAAATAGGCAAACATTTTAATAGTACCATCCGATACAAAACGAGCAATGAAAGGATCTTTAAAAGCACCATCTTGAAATCTCAATACAATTCGTCCGTCCTCTGTCTCTACAGCTTCAACTTTTGAAACTCCGGGTACTCGTTGAGCCATAGCTTGTAAAACTTTTTGAAATTCAGTGCGATGATGCTCATACATGAATTGAGCAACTAAAGGAAGATTTTCTCCTCGGGTTGACAAGTGCTCCGCATAACCAGCATCTTGCGTTTCACGTGCATCGCTGATATGAAAGTCAGAGACATGCCAGTTTTCAATAAGCTTGCGAAAACCAACAACTGCCGGGAATCGCTGAAATTGACCCAAGCCCTTAATTGCTAAAATATCAGCAGAGTCTAGCTTTTGAAACTCACGCTGTTGCTCGTCATCTTTCTTACTGTAATCCGCTTCATTAGTAATTGCCTTACCCTCTCCATCCCGGAAATCGAGAAAGCGCCATGGTTGACCACGTTGCCCACGACGATACTGAAGGAGTTCACGTTTCACAATGGGGAAACCAGCTTTTAATTCGATTTGTAACTCATAGGTGATTAATGGCCCACCATCACGGAATTTTAATTCAATAACAATTGGACCTTTCTCTCCTCGGGAAACTACTTCTTTAAACCCACCTCGTCGCGTCAGCGCTTGCCGCACGTTAAAAACAAGAGCGTCTTTCAAAAAACTAAAGACATCGAAGAGCGTAGACTTACCCGTACCATTTGCCCCAAGGAAAACTGCCATAGTCGGCAAGTTAGAAATGCTTACATCTTGAAACATTTTGTAGTTTCTAATCCGTAGAGCCTCTATTTTCATGTCTTCCATGCCACATGCAGCAGGACGTTTTTATTATGGCACCGATAGCGTATTTCTGCCTTTCAGCAGGGGAACGGTCACAATTCTCAAAGCCACGTCAAAAGCTGCCCCTGCTACGATAAGGCGGGTATAATCACAAACCATGGCGCACGTCGAACTCAAGAACATCTCCAAGCAATTCGGGGGGCAGACCGTCCTCGCTCAGCTTGACCTGACTGTCGAAGACCGGGAACTGCTCGTCCTTGTGGGACCATCCGGGTGCGGGAAAAGTACCCTCTTACGTTTGATTGCCGGGTTGGAGGAACCCACCTCCGGGACAATCACCCTCGATGGGTGCGACCTAACCCCCCTCGCCCCCAAAGACCGGGATGTGGCGATGGTTTTTCAAAATTACGCCCTCTATCCGCACCTCTCGGTCTACGACAACCTCGCCTTCGGGCTGCGCCGCCGCAGTGGACAAGCTTGGCATCAAAAAGCCCTCGACGGACTCGGAAAACTGCCCGGTCTCAACCTCCGCAGTAAAGAAGCCGTCTATATCGACAGTCAGGTGCGCAAAATCGCCCAAGTTCTACAGATCGAACCGCTCCTCAACCGCCGCCCCGCCGAACTCTCCGGCGGCCAAAAACAACGGGTTGCCCTCGGACGGGCGATGGTCCGCAATCCCAAAATCTACCTGATGGACGAGCCTCTCTCCAATCTTGATGCCCAACTCAGGACTCAGACCCGGACCCAGATTGTCCAGTGGCAACAACAGTTGGCGACTACGACCATTTACGTCACCCACGACCAAACCGAAGCGATGACCATGGGTACCCGCATCGCCATCATGAACCGGGGCTTTCTACAACAGATCGATACTCCCCTCGCGGTCTACCGCTCTCCCGCCAATAGGTTCGTCGCCGGGTTTATCGGAGAGCCCCAGATGAATTTCCTCCGTGCTCACCCCCAAGTCCAAGATGGTGTGGCAACCTTGGTCGCAGAAGGCTTCACCCTCCCCTTGCCTGCGCATTATCAAGCCGCAGACCTCCCCCCCAACCTCACCCTCGGTCTACGCCCAGAACATCTCTATCTAAAAACCTCCGACCCCCTGCTGCGGGGCACAGTCCGCCTTGTCGAAACCCTCGGTAGCGAAACCTTGGTCCTCTGCCAAACCCCAGCAGGCGCTATAAATCTCCGTGTCAGCGCCGACCAAACTATTTCTATAGGTGAAGGGATCGGGCTCGACATCCAGAGCGAATGGCTCCACTTGTTTGACGAGTCCACCGGACAGCGTGTGATTGCGCGTTCCCTCAAAAGTTAAACATTAAGACGATTCCTCAGAAGCGGGTACCGGAGCCTCTTCCAGCATGACCCAGCGCCGCCAGAGGACCAACAGCAACGAAAGAATAACAGGTCCAAGGACAAGACCCAAGGTTCCAAACACCAAAAGCCCGCCCAAGACACCAAAGAATACCAGCAAAAAGGGAATTCCTGTGCCCTGACTAATAAAGTACGGTTTGAGCACATTGTCGATGGTGCTGACCACCCCGAGCCCCCAAATAAAGAGCAGACCCGCCGCCAACAACTTTCCCTGCATGAGCAGCCACACCACACACGGAAACCAAACAATAAACGTGGGGATCTGCACGACTGAGAGCAAGAACGTAAGAAAAGCCAAGATCGGGGCAATGGAGATCCCCGCCACAGCAATCCCAATTCCAGCCAAAACCCCTTGAGCAATAGCTGTGACCCCCAGTCCCAACATGACCGCCCGGATAGTCTGTGCCAGCGGGATAAGTAAAGAGGTCAGAGACTTTCCTCCTGAGCGGTCAAGCCCGCGCTCGATCTGTGCGACTAGGACTTCGCCATCGAGATACAAAAAGAAAATCGTAAACAACGTCAGAAACAAGGTGACTACACTCTGTCCCACCTCCCGCCCAAAACTGCCCAACAGTGTCAATAGTTGCCCCACGCGCTCGCGCAACGCTTGCTCCAGAACCCCGTTGTCCAGCCCTTGCAGCCAAGAGGCCAACCCCGAGCCCACACCGGGAATCTGCCCGACAAAGGCACTGAGGGTATCAATCGTGCCCGTCACCAGACTATCCAGAGTGAGGCTCCCGTCTGTCTGTAAGGATTGGTAGATAGTTAGCGTATTGCGGGCTAGGACCAGACTCGCCCCTACAGTCGGAACGAACACGACCAGAAATAAGAACCCCGTCATGAGCGAAGCAGCCCAAATACTGTCTAGACCGAGGCGAGCCTTAACTTTGCAGTAGAGCGGCCAAGTGACCAGCGCTAGAATTCCTGCCCAACCTAGAGCAGGTAAAAAAGGGCCGACGACCAGGAGGGCACCCCATAGCAAAAGCCCGGTAAAAAAAAAGATGGAAAGTTGCTGCTTGGTGACCATGACTGGGATATCGATTCTCTCAATTTTAAATAGATGACGCTCCGTTGTAGCCCCACCACGCTCAATACCAGGGTACGCGCAAGCAGTCCTAGCTATTTGAACCCTTTTTAGACAGCTTCTCTTCCAAAAATCTGGAAACTTACTGTAAAGTTTTATAAAGTGGCCCTATCCTGGGGAAGAATCTGTCTTATTCCTCCCGTTCATGGACGCCGACCCAATTCATGGAGCACCCTGGTCACGATGAAATTCTTATCCTTGAGCAAAAATTCACTGGTCATCCTTCACATTCTGTCCATGCTCTTCGGGCTTTTTGGTATGGTGATCCTACCGCGACAGCCGGAATTTGTAGCGCGTATGCCTGAGATTGGACTACACATCTACGAGTTCGGTCTATCCAAGGGCGGGGCACTGTACATTGTCGTCGGGGCTCTGGCGCTCATGATCTACGGAGCTGAAGTGCTCGGGCTACGCCGGATGTGGCTGTTCTTTATCCCGGCTTGTGCCATCTCCCTCGCCAGTGAACTGTTGGGGACCAGCACCGGCTTCCCTTTTGGAGCCTACGAGTACACTGAGCTTCTGGGCTATAAAATTGCTGGCTTGGTGCCTTTCGCCATTCCTTTGTCCTGGTTCTATATGGGACTTATTGCTTATTTACTCGCCAGTGCACTTTTCAAGGATGTTCGTGGTCTGCTGGGTACGGTTGGGCCATTGGTTTTGGGGGCCTGGATGTTGACAGCTTGGGACTTGGTGCTCGACCCGGCGATGACCCTGGTTTCTCCGAGTTTCTGGATCTGGAAGGAAGGCGGGCCGTTTTTTGGGATGCCACTCCAAAATTTTGTGGGCTGGTTCGGGACAGGACTCATCTTTATGATAGTGGCGCGTTTGTTGTGGCGGGAGGAGCCAGTGGTAACCCGCGAACAGCTCACCTTGCCCTTGATTATCTACACCGCCAATATTCTCTTTGCAGTAACCCTCAGTCTGGGGGCGGTTGCGGATACAGACCTGCGTATTCCGGTAGCCATGGGACTTTTGCTCGGTCAGGTGCCCGCGATGCTCTGCTGGTGGTTTGCGGGTCTGGGGGCTAAAGCGCCCATGCTCGACCCGCAGGCGGAATAGGTGGGCTGGTGGCTGGTGGCCCTACTCCAGGGCGTGGCCCTATTGGTACTGATGGCTCGTCTGGCGGGGGGACGCACGCGCCGCCCGCCTTTGGCGCCGGTCTTTCTCCCCGACGAAAGTACGACAGTCTGCGTGGTCGTGCCCACCCTCAATGAGGAAAAGCGCCTCAGGCCATGCCTAGAAGGTCTAGCTCGTCAGACGCTGCCCCTCCAGGAAATTATCGTGGTGGACAGCCGCTCCACCGATGGCACCGTAGCGCTAGTCAAGGAACAAGCGACGAGCGATCCGCGCTTTCGGGTGGTGACCGATGACCCCTTACCTGCCGGTTGGGTAGGCAGACCCTGGGCGCTCCAGTATGGTTTTACCCAGGCGCGCAGTGAATGGATTTTGGGCATCGACGCGGACACGGTTCCTCAGCCCGGTCTAGTACCCGCTTTAGTACAAGCGGCAATAGCAGGCGGCTATGATGCGCTCTCCCTGGCTCCGCGCTTTATCGTCAAGACTCCGGGCGAGAACTGGCTGCACCCGGCTTTACTGATGACGTTGATTCTGCGCTTTGGTGCGACCGGAGCAACCCAGGAGCCCAAACCAGAGCGGGTCATGGCGAACGGGCAATGTTTTCTCGTGCGGCGGGCGGTCCTGGAGCGCTGGGGCGGCTACAGTAGCGCCAAATCCTCTTTTTGTGATGATGTCACGCTCGTCCGGCATCTCGCCCGGTCGGGGGTGAAGGTCGGTTTTCTAGACGGCTCCCGTGTGATTAAAGTCCGTATGTATACCTCATTTATAGAAACCTGGCGGGAGTGGGGACGTTCCATCGACCTCAAGGACGCCAGCAACCCTAGTCAGCAGTGGTTGGATGTAGTATTTCTCCTGCTCGCTCAGGGCTTACCCCTACCGCTCTTCGTCTTTCTCCTCAGCACGGACCTGACGGCTACGGGCAGCCCAGTTTTGAGCGTCCTGCTCTGGCTCAATGGTATTTTGGTCGTGCTGCGTCTGCTATTGCTACTGGCGGTAGCACCCAGTTTCGAGGGTATCAGCCTTTTTTTCTGGCTCTCGCCCCTGGCTGACCCCCTAGCGGCACTGCGTATCCTCCTCTCCACGTTACGCCGTCCTCGGGCATGGCGGGGGCGGACTTATGGAGAGGACCCAGCGACCAGTGCCGTTCCTTAGGTTTACTGCTGCAATCCAGCGGGAATCAACCAGCGGTCTAGCAGTTCAAAGCCCACTTGCACCAAGATTGCTAGGAGGGCGGCGGGGATAGCCCCAGACAGGAGGGTGTTGTTGTCGTTGAGGGCGAGCCCCTGAGCGATTCGTTCTCCAAATCCCCCTGCTCCGATAAAGGCAGCAATGGTGGCGGTGCCGACATTGATGACCGCTGAAGTTTTGATCCCGGCGAGGATAGAGCGGGCGGCGAGGGGCAGTTCAATCAGCCGCAGACGGGCCAACTCCGGGAGCCCCAGCGCCTGAGCCGACTCTCGCAGTCCCGGTGCAATATCCGTCAGCCCGGTGTAGGTATTACGGACGATGGGCAGCAGCGCGTAGAGAAACAGGGCGACCAAGGCCGGGAACGTACCAATCTGCCGCAGGAAGGGGATGAGAAAAGCCAACAGCGCCAGCGAGGGAATCGTCTGAATCACGCCCACACCGCCCAGAACCACCGGCGCGACTAAGGGCACCCGCGCCGCCCAAATACCCAAGGGCACCCCCATGAGCACCCCGGCGGTGAGCGAAACAAAGACCAGCAACACATGCTCCCCAGTCAGCCGCCAGAAATCTGGACCCAACAGCAGACTCAAGAAGTTTTCTTGGGACGCTGGTTCTGTTGAGGCATGGAGGAAACTGGCGGCGATGGCACTAAAAGATTGGTTCTCTAACTCAGCTTGAGCATTCAAGGCAATCATCCGTTCGGTGGGAATCTTCCCCTTCAATTCCTGGAGGGCAGCCCAAGTTCGGGGCAAGCGCTGGGGCAGATCCAGCCGATAAAAGAGTACCGCCTCATAAGCCGGGAAAAACTTCCGGTCGTCCTCCAATACCCTCAGCCGATAGCGGGCAATCTTGGCGTCGGTGGAATAGATGTCAATCACCTCCACCTGTCCGTTGGCAATCGCTTCATAGGCCAACCCATGGTCCAAGCCTTGGGGCGGGGCAAAGGGTAGCTTATAGCGGGCCTTGACCCCAGGCCAACCGTCCTGGCGCTTGAGAAACTCTTGGGAGAGGCCCAACTTCACCGCTGGGTGGCGGGCGAGGTCGGACAGGGTGCGGATGCCCAGTTGCTGGGCGCGTTCCTCCGTCATAGCGAGGGCATAGGTGTTGTTGAAGCCCAGAGGAACCGCAACGCCTAACCCGAGTGGGGCAAGCTGGCGTTGGAGGCGAGCAAGGTCCGATGGCGTCTGGTTACGCAGGAGTTCCTGGTCAATGGTGCCCGTGTACTCAGGGTAGATGTCAATGCTCCCGCTCTTGAGGGCAGCGAAGAGAATGCCGGTGTTGCCGAGTCCCTGTCTGTGGTTGACCTGGGCTTCTGCGGCTTTGAGGGCGGTTTGCTTTAGGATTTCGCCCAGGATATAGGATTCGGTAAAGCGCTTGGAGCCCACCTTGAGGGGAGTCTGGGCCCAGACTCCGGGCGTCCACAGGATGAGTAGCAGCCAGCAGACCCACTTCATGTGGTAAACCCCGCTTCTAGTGTAGCGAGGGGGGAGCGTTGGGCCTGAATGAAGTCGGTGACGTAGGGTTCGGCAGGCCGTTGGAGCAAGTCGGTGAGCGAGCCACGCTGAACGATTTGGCCCTGGCGCATCAAGATAATTTCGTCCCCAAAGTAGGCGGCTTCGCCCATGTCGTGGGTCACGAGGACTACGGTTTTGTCTAGGAGCGTGAAAATATTTTTTAATTCGGTCTGGAGTTGGCTACGGGTGATGGGGTCGAGGGCTCCGAGGGGTTCGTCTAAGAGCAGAATGGGGGGGTCGAGCATCAAAGCACGCATGATCCCCACACGCTGGCGCTGGCCTCCAGAGAGGTCTTTGGGATAGCGGTTGAGGTCTTTGGGACTGAGGCGAACGAGGTCACAGAGTTCTTGGAGGCGCTGGGCAAGGGCAAGGGCAGGCCGTTTGAGGTAGCGGGCGAGCAGGGTGACATTGGCTGCGGCGCTCAGGTGAGGGAAGAGTCCCCCATCCTGGATGACATAACCTATCTTGTGGCGCAGGGTATTGGCGTTGGCGGGGGTTAGTTCCTGACCCTCCAGCAGTACGCGCCCGGTGTCGGGGGAGATAAGACCTACTATGAGCCTCAACAGGGTAGATTTACCGCAACCGCTAGGTCCAATCAGGACGGTGGTCGCCTGGGGGGGGAAGCTCAGGGTGGTTGAGGCTAGGACGATGCGCTTGCCGTAGGTTTTGGTGACGCCTTCTATGGCTATCATTGCTGCTCTGGGATTTTAGGGCGTGTTGTTCATTAGTTTAGCTGGCGGACTAGGGGGTCATCGGGTGTGGAGTGTGGACTCCTTTTGGGGTTCGGGACATGGGTTGGACAGAAACAGACCTACTCGCCTATCAGATGAGCGCTTCGCCCAGATAGCTCTTGCGTACCGCCTCCGAAGTCAGTAGCTCTTGGGCTGCTCCTTCAAGGACGATGTGACCGTCTTCCAAGACATAGCCCCGGTCAGCCAGTTTGAGCGCCTGTTGCGCGTTTTGCTCGACGAGGAGGATCATCACCCCGGCCCTGCGGATCTGCTCAATGATGCGGAAGATATTTTGGACAATGAGTGGAGCAAGGCCCATACTTGGCTCGTCAAGCAGCAATAACTGAGGCTTAGAGAGCAATGCCCGACCTAAAGCCAGCATCTGCTGCTCCCCACCCGAGAGCGTCCCGGCTTTTTGCCCACTACGCTGCTTAAGGATAGGAAACATGTCAAAAATATGGTCTAGCTCCCCGACAATGGAGTCTTTACGCCTATAGGCTCCCATTTCCAAATTCTCAAGCACAGATAGGCGCGAAAAAATACGCCGTCCTTCTGGGACATGGACAATGCCCTTACTCACCAGGATATCGGGTTTGAGGGCGTGGACCGTTTCGCCATTGAAGCGAATAATTCCGCCCCGAGGACGCAGTAGGCCCGAGATCGTGCGTAGCGTCGTGGATTTGCCCGCCCCATTAGGCCCGATGACCGTCACCAACTCCTCCGGCTTGACCGTGAGGGTGACCCCATGCAGGACCGAAACCGGACCGTAGCCCGCACTTAACTCCTTGATTTCCAGCCCCGCTGCCATATTCATCCCCAATACCGCATCGTTATCTTAGAGCTTTTTAAGGTATTCGAGGAGGTCAGCCATCTGCTGCGGCTCAAGCTGGAAACTAGGCATAGGCGGCGTCTTGCCGCTGACCACTTGGGTGATGAGTTGTGTATCAGAGCGCCGTTGGGACACTTTCATAAGACTGGGACCCACCTCGCCCTTGGCGTCTAGCCCATGGCAGCCAGAGCAGTTGTTCTCAAAAATTATCCTGCCCTGTGCGCCATCCCCTTGTAAGGTCATCACGGAAGCCACATAGGGGTCTGGATGTGGAGCATTCACCGTCAGGGCAATCGCCACTGCTCCTCCCAAGAGGAGGACTACCGTGATCAATAGCACCGACCGCGAAACCTTCACCCG encodes:
- a CDS encoding carotenoid biosynthesis protein, whose amino-acid sequence is MKFLSLSKNSLVILHILSMLFGLFGMVILPRQPEFVARMPEIGLHIYEFGLSKGGALYIVVGALALMIYGAEVLGLRRMWLFFIPACAISLASELLGTSTGFPFGAYEYTELLGYKIAGLVPFAIPLSWFYMGLIAYLLASALFKDVRGLLGTVGPLVLGAWMLTAWDLVLDPAMTLVSPSFWIWKEGGPFFGMPLQNFVGWFGTGLIFMIVARLLWREEPVVTREQLTLPLIIYTANILFAVTLSLGAVADTDLRIPVAMGLLLGQVPAMLCWWFAGLGAKAPMLDPQAE
- a CDS encoding TOBE domain-containing protein, with the protein product MNFLRAHPQVQDGVATLVAEGFTLPLPAHYQAADLPPNLTLGLRPEHLYLKTSDPLLRGTVRLVETLGSETLVLCQTPAGAINLRVSADQTISIGEGIGLDIQSEWLHLFDESTGQRVIARSLKS
- a CDS encoding AI-2E family transporter; the protein is MVTKQQLSIFFFTGLLLWGALLVVGPFLPALGWAGILALVTWPLYCKVKARLGLDSIWAASLMTGFLFLVVFVPTVGASLVLARNTLTIYQSLQTDGSLTLDSLVTGTIDTLSAFVGQIPGVGSGLASWLQGLDNGVLEQALRERVGQLLTLLGSFGREVGQSVVTLFLTLFTIFFLYLDGEVLVAQIERGLDRSGGKSLTSLLIPLAQTIRAVMLGLGVTAIAQGVLAGIGIAVAGISIAPILAFLTFLLSVVQIPTFIVWFPCVVWLLMQGKLLAAGLLFIWGLGVVSTIDNVLKPYFISQGTGIPFLLVFFGVLGGLLVFGTLGLVLGPVILSLLLVLWRRWVMLEEAPVPASEESS
- a CDS encoding AAA family ATPase, producing MKIEALRIRNYKMFQDVSISNLPTMAVFLGANGTGKSTLFDVFSFLKDALVFNVRQALTRRGGFKEVVSRGEKGPIVIELKFRDGGPLITYELQIELKAGFPIVKRELLQYRRGQRGQPWRFLDFRDGEGKAITNEADYSKKDDEQQREFQKLDSADILAIKGLGQFQRFPAVVGFRKLIENWHVSDFHISDARETQDAGYAEHLSTRGENLPLVAQFMYEHHRTEFQKVLQAMAQRVPGVSKVEAVETEDGRIVLRFQDGAFKDPFIARFVSDGTIKMFAYLLLLHDPSPHPLLAIEEPENQLYPDLLIQLAEEFRMYAKRGGQVFISTHSPDFVNGIKLEELFWLTKKDGFTQVTRAADDENLKALVREGDLLGALWKQGLFRGANPR
- a CDS encoding ATP-binding cassette domain-containing protein, with product MTDSFVVKNLGLETVAGAIPAIRAEGLVRRFGAFTAVDGVTFEVPTGSFFGFLGPNGAGKSTTIKMLTGLLAPTAGRVEILGYDLACASLEIKRRIGVVPEDPVSR
- a CDS encoding DUF4276 family protein, whose product is MRIVCQELEAWFLGDFLAIESAFSRPGLAAKYQNKQKFRNPDNLGSPSNEIEKLLREYNKVSGAQLIAPHLDFECNRSPSFQAFLMGVRRLSGYLET
- the ybeY gene encoding rRNA maturation RNase YbeY, with the protein product MPLHLTLQELIRNPIAEAQWQEWFARWWEILEPEDFLLSTRPEAAELTLRLTDEAEMQQLNHDWRGLDKPTDILSFSALEGSQLHPEEDLIYLGDVAIGIPIAEAQAQAEGHGLDVELAWLASHGLLHLLGWEHGDEASLEAIIEKQLALLKAVGMEYAFGAEEDSNL
- a CDS encoding HEAT repeat domain-containing protein, yielding MLETELPSVGEEFCFAQPSVDVERLLAQLNASDISERVQAARQFSEITEPRAIPQLIYLLADPCPLVRISAAYALGRNPDATAVDALIRCLDDFNDYVRKGAVWALGNCRDQRALEPLLLTLRYDIEAVRLWSASALGQLGDTQAVPTLRQSLRTDPDPAVRANSAWALGKIGDLSALNDLLQGLSDPDLGVQQDCQDALGHLGYVLDFDTF
- the ebsA gene encoding type IV pilus biogenesis protein EbsA translates to MNITPAPQREVALYFPYYPANRRTYLPMALGLYKQGVAQGLRCIEGINKKEIIFTATWSVKPLPSDLTVCRTEFFVPEREGLVYEFAFPNTEFISYLVETVQNYNESKPIDMPQQFYRRILGYA
- a CDS encoding peroxidase-related enzyme (This protein belongs to a clade of uncharacterized proteins related to peroxidases such as the alkylhydroperoxidase AhpD.), yielding MAYIEMVQEAAAAGPLAALYRRFGNPDGTVDNVLKVHSLNPKSLEAHCSLYVQSMHLPSPVTRAEREMVGVLVSRLNGCHYCLEHHAAGLERLLPAERQEVVARLRQGELGGLTPRERAILRYAEKLTVTPDQMTHEDVAQLRQTGLSDREVLDIAQSAAYFAYANRIALGLGAQLEDPGALGQWPQV